The segment ACAGCCCCCATGGACCTATAATCAATTTGATTCAACGGCACATTTTTAAAGAGACAGAATAATTGTTATccttcaatttaaaaataaaaaacatcataaGACAGCTATCACATTAATTGTAAAGCTCATGAAAAGTTAATCACACATTTAGTGATTTTTTTGACAGCTTCCCATATCCATATTTTTAGCTTTCAAGTAAAGTTgtagaaaaataacattttgtggctggttctttaaaaaaaaaaaaaaaaaaaaagtaaattaaatggattgtgtttatgttttatagttttatagCCCCCAAAACTACAGGTTTAGGTCACAATCACAGGGGTGTGGTTTTGTACATTTAATGAAATCAAAATATTAGCTCATGatcaactttttttccccctacagTCTGGAAAGTTTTAAGGTTGTGACAGGAAGCTGGAAAACATCAAGTCGGAATTAATTCCAAACCAGCTGCAAGCCAAAAGATGACTGAGAAAAATACCTAAACCATTCACTCCTCCACATGTTATGACTGTTTGTTCATGAGAATGTACGAGTTGACATGAACCTACAAATATTACCATACACACAAACTCACTGCCCTAAAAAGTGGCACATAAAAGTGGTTTAGTGAAACATAAACTGCAGATCACATAGAAAAGAATGGCATTCTGATCCTCAGGAAGCTGTTGTCAAAGCCTAAttgctgtgtttttctgttaaatccAAGATTGCAGTAAATTGCAATCTGTGTCCTCGAGATCTTTTCTCTGACATTTTCCCAAACAAGCTGTTTTGAGTTTTTAAGCTACCTCTGACAAGTTAACCCACATCTAGACATCTGTATCACAGCTTATATCTCTATATTTCAAAAGGAAAtagtttgttttgcatttaaaatgtagGATGCATATTTCTGGTAGCTGGCTTCATATGAAGTACTTgtctcagaaaaagaaaataatacataaataaataaaagtgaaatcaTTGGTAAAGCAGGTCTCATGTTGTTCCAGCATATTTGAGAGGTTGTTGTAAACAACTTGCCAAAGTTGTCTTTTCACATGATACCTGATTCATGCCTGCATTGttgaaatctttttttgtttgtttgtttgttttccttaatgatacatttaatttgTTCGTTTGTTACCAATTAGAAACCTGCTGAATGTTAATGCAAGATTGGCAAAATATGCACAAAGTTTTTACACACCACCTTTATTAATTCCTGTTCTCATACTCCTGGTTTTCCCTcctcccttttttatttaataatgtacTCTCAAAACACTAAATTTCAGTGTCCAGTGAGCTGTGGCCCATGTAACCTAGATGTGAATGGGTGGACATGAAATCTTTTAGAATCCGGcttaaaaattgttttttgttggtgcttttttttttttttttagtataatCCAGGATCAGTGACATTAAATGGGACATGTCCTGGGAATGAGCATATGCTGCTTTCATGCTGAATTTGATGGCACTATAGCTTggttgtccccccccccccccatcatcTGTGCCATAAGTTCATTGTCATGTAATGGATAATAGATTGCACTTTTTCTAattgttattttcatttcagtattCTGGTTTCTAATTGTTCTCTGCCTTAAAATTTGTTGTCATCTCACCACTGAGCTCTCATGAACTCTATCTTCAGCCCAGTGGCTCTCACGCACACTGGCTCTCTAACCACTAATGGCCCGCCTGTTTATGTGACAGGTCACATGAATATACAGAGTTTCAAGTGTGAATAATTTCTTGTGCATACTCACCTTCATGCACGCTGTACaggtccaaaaaaaaaaatttgcactGTCCAGAAAATGTGTTGCATTTAGAAGCAGCTCAAATCCAAACAAGTAGAGCagacattattttcattttccagcAGAACTTTTTACGTCATTAGGATATAATCTGTGCAGAATACCTATTCAAATGTCAGACTGTGGAAGGAAGGTTAGAGTCTAGAGCACTACATCAATGCTTTGAAACCATTCGCCATCTGAGTTTTTTATGATAAGCCTTACAGAGCAACAACTTTGTCTTGGGGGTTATCCTTAATAGATTTTTTAATCACTAATTTAAAATCTAAAGTAGATGGGCTGCTCTTAAAATGACCAAAGTTCTTGTCATTTACTCACCCATGTTAATGCCTTTGGAGATGCACGCAAACCACTAGCCTGGGAATCAAATCAACAACCCTGTTACTAGAACAAGCTGTTCTACCACCCAATACATCCAATGGCAGTCGTTTAAAACGATAGTAATACAGTAATGGACTCAAAACAATGCTATTTCACTTCAACTGGAGTTAACGCAATCATAGAGATTAAAGAAGTTTCTCATGAATCTGACATATGTCTGAGGCAGAGCTGTAGAAATTAATTATTTGTCACCTTGTGACAAATCGTGTTCACTTCCCTTAACATGTTAAGTTATGATTATTACAGATAAGATTGACAAGTTCAGTCAAGTCGTAAAACATAATAAAGCAATCCAGTTAGTCTGTGTAATGTTGATCAAGTTAATAACAAATAAttggaataaaactttatttccaACAAGCCTCGGGTGACAAGAGTGCtttacaaaagataaaacaacattaaaactaaGTTAAAAAGGAAGATAAACCTCTGGAATAACAGCAATATTCAAGGTAATTTTACCTAAATGGTAATGGGAAGTGGCTGGCAGCAAACTTTAAGTTTAGATGGGAAAAAAATACTTATAAGCACTAACTGTTAGTCATCCTTTCACATCAATCTTTCCCCTGTCATTATTGTTAAGCCTGTTGGCTTAAACCTTATGAGAGTAATGTGAGAGCAACATGACAGCTTGAGGAGCAATGACATCCCTGCCTGCGGCAGTTGGCCCCGCCCTCCACCCCACACCTCATGTCACAAGACGTATCTTCACACACCTGTCTGTCTTGCTACCTGCAAACCTTTCTGCATACCTGTCTGCCAGCAGTTAAATTACATATACTCAGATTCACTCAGGcctacacacaaaaacaattgTGGAATATTTTGGTTTCACCTATTTACAGAGTAAAGAAACAGCAAGGCAGCCACTGCTTTGCAACCTGTTATTACCTGAAATTGCTTACTTATTCTGTGCAGTGTCCTTACATGTCTGCATCTTTACTACTTATGGCTGAAGGAACTTAAAATGAACTTAAAtcatctgttgttgttttaaagtttggTGTAACACACACTTAGTACTTCCACATTTCAAACTATCAGCTGTGGCTTCTTTAAAAGACAGGCATTGACAGCCTGAATAGACAGAAGACAAAGTAATGATTTAACGGTAATAATGTCTTTACCTTCTGAGATTTGTGCCTCTGTGCTCAAACAGAGGAAATCTGTTTTTGATGGGAACACAGAGGAATGTGTCTTTTAATAAGTGCAGCTATTCTCTCTGTAAGAAGAATCCTCAGTAAGAGAACTAAGATTATTTACTCAAAGCTCTGCTCTTTGACCactgttcagaaatgtttaatGATGTCCAGTCTTAAAAATGTAGGTTGTATTATTAACCCTGAGAGCATAGTCAGAGTTCtcatgtttcatattttttcatatttgattCATATTGAAGTCTCCTTACTTATTGTGGTCTGTTAACCTCTGAATTTGAGTTGACTATTTAGAGTGAACTATTCAATCAACGTGTATGGCTGATTTTTAAGTCTGTTGTAAAATCATTTATATAATTCTAACAACAACCAAATTGTGCAATTTAATCGGGGTTATTGTGGAATGCAGTGCATCACTTGTCGAAAAAAAACCTTCATTCAACTAACTGAGAGAGCCAAtgtaacatatttatttaaagttttcaaaTCAATTCTCATTTTGGAGCACAAGCCAGAAAGAAAAATCTCATGGAGATTTTAAAAATTTAGTGTCAGAATTGCTTTGAACAAAGTCAGGACATTTTCACAGTAACAAAGTGTAGTTtaggaaacatgttttttatgttttaagctATTACAAGCTACAAAAGTTCATGCATTTTAAGATAAAATTAACCTGaagtttttttgtgcattttagtCACCGACTGCAGCCGGTGTTTAAACAACGAGACACTCTGTCTGCctctctttctgtttccctACCCCTCTCTGCCACTTTTCCCTCTATCCTTCTCTCAGTTTgaccacaaaccaaacatccgcAGCACACTTCACCCacagtgtctgactttggactAAACATTACAATTCTCCATGAATCACTGGAAGTCTGCTGCCAAGCTCAGCGACAGCCATTAGACACAAAGTCAGTCGGCTCACCGAGATGGATGGAGCTAGGAGTCCAGCTTTGTGTAAATAGACATACAGGCATTTTCTGTGTGACAAAGCCAGCCAGATTCAGGGAGCTGGAGAAGTGAAGACTACTGCTTTTACTAAAACAGCTGTGCTAGTTGACGGAGTGAGTGAAGGAAAATTTTTCTATCCTGCAAAATGTAAGAAGGTGAAGTGTTTACTGACATAAGACATTCAGTGCTGTTTCAAGCAGGTACTGTGGATTTATCTccatttcctttttcctttctttgttttgaataAATGTGTTCTTGTCTTATGATATCAGTTTTCCTTGTTGAATTCTGTCCATTTCTATTTGTGTGCCATAAATTGGTCTTAAATCTGTGAAAcccaattttatttaaattttttttttacatgtatttatCCAGACAAGAGGTAATTCTTATTTAAAAAGGTGGCGTGGAAAAAAGTAAAGCATTTTGAGGAAATTGGTAAAGAGGTAAAAGGGATAGTTAAGCTTAAATAACAGAACtgcataattaaaaacaaaaaataagtgaaaaactTATAAACATCCGCTGCAGGCATCAGTTACATAAGtgataaaaacagcacaaacaatAGAAGGTATAACGTATAAAAATGCAGTGCAAACACCAGTTAGCTAAAAACAGCTGCTTGTGTCACTAAGAAagtcattaaccctttaaagcctggtGTCCCCCAATTGGGGGATTTTGTGAACAGATGctgccaaaatggccattttgaagAGCATGAACTGTCTGAACTAAAACATTTCCAGTTTTGTTCTGCTTCCCTTGATCAGGGCTGACCATTGCAGAGATGATGTTCTCATATTAGCTGCATCATTCAACAGCAATATTGATATTCAGCTTTTGGGCTTGTGACGCCCGCCGGcttatcagccagccaggagagagttgcaggacgtgctggagacgctgacagtggaggatgcccagcacccgcctcccctgaTCCCTGATTGGCCGCCTTACCACTCACTCCccaaacaagctgtccaatccggagaagaggcctcctttaagacagagtcatcaccatcattcggggcagctgtggattgtgggacacatgcctgccagtttgagaaagattgttgattgtgtggtttaagagacttttctgtgcgaGTTAGCGATTtggtttagtgataaatacctttttgtgttctgagctttagtgccgtccctgcctgaaagaaggaggtttttgtgtttagtttattaggagtttggttttgttttgatagaagtccgcctgagagcgtgtgtttattttgtttgttaattagtccgcctgtgtgcgtgtagcccgttttggggacatttttggtttgtttgtttgttttgttactaagtagagttaagactaattgttaaatacccgacagggacactttgagttgtttattttgtattatttgccggttaagggttgtttgtgttttggaacccatttttgttaataaacattattgtatttcatttacccTTGGTCCGGCCAATCCTGTGTTACAGTCCTTTTGACCCCTGGACGTAAAGGGGGACGTAACatagtgggggctcgtccgggagcttttttgtaatattataGTATATATTATTGTATACCACTTTATTAGATTTAGATACGTGTGTGTGGCGCGTGGTATGAGTACCCCTCGTGGTGAGAGTGGTTGCTCTTACTGCTGCGTGTTTGTGTGGCTCTTTTCAGGCACGGTAGGTAATTTTGAACTCAGTTTTGTTGGCATTGTACAGGTAAGGTTAATTGTAGTTTTGTGATATGGCTATGCGGCGCACTCCGTTTGATCTGGATCGGTTCATAGTGGAACCGACTCTGGATTGTCTGGAGGCGTGTCGGAAGGATGATTTAGCCTTAGTAGCTGACCACTACGACATTCCAAGGCCGAAACAAATGCGGAAAAAGGAGTTAATGTCATTAGTGGTGGCAGGCTTGGTGGAACGGCGGGTGCTTCAGGTGCCTGCGGTTGCTGGGAAATCGGAGGATTCTCCTGATGAGGCTGTTCCCTCCACcagtgggggtggagaggaagcTGAGCAGAGCACTCAGCTGGATCTGGTTGATATGGAGGAGGATAGCGAGGACGGTGATAGGCCTGCGACACCTGTCACGCTTCCCCGTTTTGAGCCTCTTCCACTCGACCGCAGCTCTGGTGCTTCCCCGTTGGGGGCACGGCACAGGCTTAAGCTGGCCAGACTTCGCATGGAAGCCCAGGAGAAGGCCCAGCAGCGACAATTCCAGTTTGAGATCAGAAAGCTGGAAATTGAAGCCGACAAAGCTGTGCGCTTGCGGCAGGTTGAGCTGGATGCCCAGGCCAAGGCCACCTCGCCGTGGATCTCTGCTGCCCCGTCAGGGTCTCAGAGTCCCGCGGCCCCCTATGACATAGCAaagtttattccttttgttcCGGTGTTTGGTGTGTCTGATGTGGACTGCTATTTTCCGGCGTTTGAGCGCATTGCGCTTGCGCTGCGGTGGCCGAAAGAATGCTGGCCATTATTGGTACAATGCCGGTTGACTGGTAAAGCTCAGGAGGTGGTAGCAGCGCTCCCTCTTGCAGCCAGCCAGAATTATGATATCGTGAAAGCCACGGTTCTGAAAGCGTATGCGCTAGTTCCGGAGGCATACCGACAGAAGTTTCGTGCCCACAAGAAGGAATCTTCTCAAACTTTTGTAGAATATGCGCGAGAGAAGAGCACGCTCTTCGATCGCTGGTGTGCGTCTTGTGATGTGACGACTTTTGAAAAGCTCAGAGAACTTATACTGGTTGAAGAGTTTAAGAACCGCTTACCAGAAGGGTTGGTGGTACACCTTAATGAGCACCGAGTGGATAACATAACTTCTGCGGCCACGTTAGCCGATGAATACGTGCTCACTCACAAAGTGGTGTTTTCGGCTCCAACCAAACCCACATTTAGAAAAACCACTGAAACTGAGAAAGTGAGAAAACCTGACGACAGAAAATGCTTTTACTGTCAGAAGCCGGGTCATTTAATAGCCAACTGTCGACTGTTGgctaagaaagaacaaaacccCGTGGTACAGAAAGAAGTTGGTTTTATAAAACAAGCTGAATCAGTGGTGAAAAGGGGGAGTAACCACATAGATCCTTGTTTTAAGCCATTTATAATGGCCGGAAAAATATCACTGAATGGCAGgagtgaggaggagaaagaagtgcAGGTGTTGCGTGACACTGGAGCGTCACAAACCCTCATTTTGGCGAGTGCTTTGCCCTTTTCTGAAGCCTCATCCGAAGGCAATAGGGTGTTGCTGAGAGGTGTTGAAATGGGTAATGTTCCCCGCGAAGTGCACCgagtacatttaaaaactgatttaatcaGCGGTGTTTTCCCCATGGCAGTTTGTGCTGAACTTCCTATTGCTAACGTGATGGTGCTTTTAGGAAATGACATTGCAGGTGGACATGTGATGCCTTCCCTGGAAGTGATCAACAATTCGGTGGAGGTTCATGCCACAAAGGAGGAAGCGCCGACTGGAGTGACAACTCATGCACAAGCGAAAAGGCTGCGTAAGAAACGTCACGAAAATGATGACATTCATTTGGCTGACAGCTTTCTTGTTCCTACAGACACCAATGAAGTCACAGTAGAATCTGTAGAGGAGAGCCAGGCCTCCGAAGCTCGGAAAACCCTGGTCTCCCCTACTGTCCCTCTGTTTACGCCCGTTCGCGATCAGCTGATGACTGCGCAGGAGGAGGATCCCACACTGCGCTCGTACTACCAGGTGGTGAGTGCTGAGAGCGCTGAGGCGGAAACTATTCCCTTATATAGACATGAGAGAATAGGAAGGAGGTGGGGGCGCCCTGTTGTGCTTCCTGGTACTGAGTGGAACATCGCAACGGAACGGTTAAGTAGCACCTATCATATACTACCGACCCCCGATCGGAAACGGAGAAATAGAAGGTGTAAAATGTATGTTCCCCGTGTTCCGAACAACGTGATTGACCGACACTCAGGTACACATCCAGACGGTGTCGCGCAGGTGATTTTAGTACCTGATAAACCCCCTGTTGAGCTACCCATGCGAGTAGAGACCCTATTTAGCCCTCGTCTGCCAGGTCTGAGGAGGCTGAAGGTTTTGCCGGCTGCACCTCAGCATCCTTACAGACCACAGCAGGCTAACGTAGACTGTCTTGGTCCATCCTCTCCGTGTTGCCACTCAGGGGGGTTCGACCGCCACCGCTATTATTCCaccagagagaagaaaacattGCAACATTTCAGGGTTTATGTGGGATCTTCTCCTGTGCCAGTCCGAGAGTTCGTTGATCGCTATTCGTTTTAAGTTGTTCTGTCGTGTGTGTGATGGAATCCCAGGACTGTGGCTCTGGGTGCTGACTGTACAGGAATACAGCGTTGAGGTTCATCCCCGCAGAGTGACGGGGAATCTCTTTGCTGATGCCCTCTCCAGGGTTTggagaaatgtgaaaaatatgtgtgctttaaactttgcattgtgtgaaaaaaaaaaaaaaaaaaatggtgtatGCAGGTGGTGAAGACTGACATGTCTAAGAAGCCATGTCTTAAGGGGGGGAGTGTGACGCCCGCCGGcttatcagccagccaggagagagttgcaggacgtgctggagacgctgacagtggaggatgcccagcacccgcctcccctgaTCCCTGATTGGCCGCCTTACCACTCACTCCccaaacaagctgtccaatccggagaagaggcctcctttaagacagagtcatcaccatcattcggggcagctgtggattgtgggacacatgcctgccagtttgagaaagattgttgattgtgtggtttaagagacttttctgtgcgaGTTAGCGATTtggtttagtgataaatacctttttgtgttctgagctttagtgccgtccctgcctgaaagaaggaggtttttgtgtttagtttattaggagtttggttttgttttgatagaagtccgcctgagagcgtgtgtttattttgtttgttaattagtccgcctgtgtgcgtgtagcccgttttggggacatttttggtttgtttgtttgttttgttactaagtagagttaagactaattgttaaatacccgacagggacactttgagttgtttattttgtattatttgccggttaagggttgtttgtgttttggaacccatttttgttaataaacattattgtatttcatttacccTTGGTCCGGCCAATCCTGTGTTACAGTCCTTTTGACCCCTGGACGTAAAGGGGGACGTAACagggctgttttgttttgttttgtttttttgttttttttttggttggttgttttttttttttttgtttgtttgtttgttttgttttgttttttttttttgttttttttgagaGGCTACTTTCATCCCTGAAGGAAATTTTAGATATTTGTTGAGTATAACTAGAATTCCCTTTTAGCCACAAGTGCTGCTGACCGAAATCATAAAGGCAATGGTCAGTAGAAGCTTAGAAAATGTAGtcattttttccccacaaatcTTAAAATAGATTTATCCAACAAGATAAAGGCACCGATCAAATGAGAGGGCTAGAtaaagtgtttaaaaacaattagaTCTCCTACTACTTTTTACTGACAAAGCTGCCTgtatttaaagaagaaaatatcaAGCTGTTCAGATGTGTTCCTTGTCCTTAATAAGGCTCTGGTCAGTAATCATAAAGAAACTTCCAACTTTGACTGACTGAGACTAATAAATTACGTAAATTTACATCAACTGTTCAAGCCAGATAAAATTTTGCTTTGTACTCTACTGCCTTTAGTTTCCATCTTTTGTATTCATTgaagctaaaatgatgtaatgaATGAAGACAGCAGATGTCTAACTGATTATCAGTCATTTTAGCTGGAGACTAGAACAGACAGCTCACTGATGTCTTTTGTCCTGAGATCatagacaaaaacatttgagAGGAACTCAGTGAATATGTCCTGCATCCTAATTTGTCATAGTTCACAGAAACTTGTGTTGGAACCTTGTTCTGATGTTGATGAGTAAAAAAGTCAATGAGTAACGGGCAGAAATGTGGTAATAGTAAATTTAACCTACATTTACAGGTAATGTGCAGAGGTTATGTGCACCACCTTGCAGGATGTGCATGCTAGTAGCTACTCTTGTAGACACATATTGAGTGATGACAGGAGCTGAATGCATCGGTGTTCTGGGCCACGAGGTGAGCACAAATGCATAAAGCAagaaagcaaaatgaacacatacacatacagacATGGAAATGGATGCTGTTCATTTCTGGAGTCAGGATGTCCCAGGTGGGAGGGGTCAGACCTCCTTCTCAGGGCTATCTTTTACAGACTAAAGGTTCAGCCTGATGGCATTCTGAGAAACAATGACTGCATTTATTCATATCTGGAGAGCAGGGCTCAAAATGCAGCAGCAGAATAagactttaaattattttgacaacaaaaaagaaagaaacaataaCATACTATACAAATTATAATCACACTGTTTAACAAAACGTTTAGTGATTGTTTTGATTGGTGAGTAAAAGGGACAGAGAAAATAATGTAtctctgttaaaataaataccAGAGGAAAACAAATGTATCTTGGGGCAGTGATTTCTTCATGCTGCATCcaattatacatacatatatatatatatatatatatatatgatggcCAGGTTCTAATTCAAGTGCAgaaattgtgtatttttgggtctttttctttctctccctctctacCCATTTCTCTGTCGCAGGCCACAAGTGTTTGATTCGCTGTCTGGCCGTGCATATTAATGAGCAGGGGGCAGTGGACAGCTTTTTAAAGACGGCCTACCCCTCTACTGCAAgcgacagagacagagagacctGAACGGCGGACTGGAGTCTCGTTCAAGCGCTCAGGACGCACAGACGGAGTTGCACAATCAGCGCACCGAAGGCACTCCACACAACAGAAAACCTTCAACGCGCCCTCACATCTCCCCGCCTGTGATCTCTGCAAGTGGATTTAATCGACTTCCCGTAAAAGTCTTAGTTATTGTGCGCATTGAAggatttgatttttttaggaatttatttcacaaaacacttttttagTCTACCTGTGAAGACATGCGTCGGTGCACAGTGGTGCTGCTTTTGTTAGCGGTGTCCATATACTTCCTGAGCGCTGAAGGTAAACTTGAACTACGTTTTACttgctcttttatttatttattttattttagttatttttggaAAATGGCTCTTTTGCTCTTGAGCTACGGTGATGTAACTAGATAAACAACAGGATTAGACTAATGGTGGTTTCATGCCACGTTTGCTTTACCGTGTATGTCTAGGTGAAGATAGAGGAATTAAAATCATGGGGGAAAATCCTCTAATCCTCAGCACAAGTTCAGTTTCTCCCAAATTCATTTAAGTACTTTTTTCATCACCATATTGTATCGATACAAATCTGTCTGTTTAAACCTAAATGCAACCATCCTGTTAAAATCTGATTTCATTAAGTCCTGCCAGCAAGCTTAAATAGACCCCGATGATCCTTCTGAAACTTTGTGTCTTTAGGACTAGTTTGCAAACATATGTAGCTCAAATATTTTACATCCAATGTTCCAGAAAAGATTAATTTcagaatataaatattttttatgttaaacattTGGGGAACACTTTTCcaaagttttgtatttgtatttgtgggtGGAGATGTCATATTGATCACTTTTAAATTTGGGTTCATAAAATCACCTGTTTGCTGGAGAAGTTGACTTTTTCACTACATTCTCATTTGAATATGAAAATCTTATTATTTCTCTGAGATGGCTGATGTTTACCAGCCTCTAAAGGTTAGATAGATGTAAATAAGCCCCTAATTTAAAACAAGAGTTAACATGCACCTCcttctgtttgtctttgtgaaGGGTTGTAGCTGGTTTCCTCCACACAGTATAAACATCTGTGTTTCCTCTATTTTACTGGCCTTTGTTGTCCAGTATGTTTGTGCTCTCCACCAGCCTGTGACAGATTTAGTGGCTGGAGGTCAGCATAGATAGCGGGTGATTGATGGAGGAAACCTTGGACTATCTGGGTCATCACAAATATACAGCCCAGCAAGACTAATTTTCACTGCTGGTTTATTTAACACCAGAGGGTTGCAGTGGCTAAAAATTTGGACCTGGAGATGATTTGTTGACACTGAAAAGTGTAATGCAGTAAAGCACTTGTAACCATGCATAAAGTGCATCTTTTAAATGAAACGAAACAGAacagaaattatatatataacctTTAGCACTATTTATATTTTGCAGGGTTTTAAATATATTCCAGattgtaatgcttttaaagGAAGCCATCCTTCAAATTTCACTCAAATTGAAGAGAAATGTCAAGAGTTGGTTGCCAGATTTACATACGAGAACTGACAATACCACTAAATATTCACAAAGCAAACTGGGAATTTGGTTTCATGCCTGTTAACTGTTACATCACAAAGATTTATTTTCCTATCAGCTGAACATCCCAGTGATTCTGTGGCTGGAAGCAATCACGAGattgatgatgattatgatccCTTTCCAGAATTTTTAATCTTCTACGTTACATCATTTTTCTGAGAAAATACAAGGACtgacaagaagaaaaagtgaACCATCTGTGTTATTTTTCTTAACAGCCTACAAGTGCAGGTGCACCAGAAAAGGACCAAAGATCCGATACAAGGATGTGCAGAAGCTGGAGATCAAACCCAAACACCCTAACTGCCAAGAGAAGATGATATTGTGAGTTATAACTGTCACTTTTCCTGGATCATTTTTGTTGCTACTTTGTATCCATCTGCGTGTTTGTAGCcttttccttcttcttgtttcctatattcttttatttttctagatTCTTTCCTCTGTCTGTCATCTCCCTGTTATTTATCCTCCTGTtgtctttttcctcttcatgtaaTATACTTTCTTCTGTTATTGTGAACAAAACCTGCCCAATAAGCAAGTGACAAATGCACTTACACCTACAGCTGTGCAAtctctgtttaaaaagaaaaaaaaaaggaaaaggaaaaactaaagTATTTGACAGCTgaatgggaaaaagaaaaacatactgtgATCTGATGAAACTCTGACAGCCGTTTGCAGTGTGACATGGATTTATTTACGCTCCACCCCCAGAAGGTGGAGATTTACTTGACTGAAAGGTGGGGAGGACAAAAGCTCAAATTTCCAGAACTTTCCAGATTATTTAGATGACTTAAACAAGACATTATAATTACCTCACCAAACTGA is part of the Melanotaenia boesemani isolate fMelBoe1 chromosome 7, fMelBoe1.pri, whole genome shotgun sequence genome and harbors:
- the cxcl14 gene encoding C-X-C motif chemokine 14, whose product is MRRCTVVLLLLAVSIYFLSAEAYKCRCTRKGPKIRYKDVQKLEIKPKHPNCQEKMIFVTMENVSRFKGQEYCLHPKLQSTKNLVKWFRIWKDKHRVYEA